The following coding sequences are from one Halosolutus amylolyticus window:
- a CDS encoding MFS transporter, producing MSRPSASSNRTVLAVVASTFFVGFGGGVIFPILPNLGEVLGISAFMVGLILSANRFTRLVSNAPAGALVDRVGTRKPFIAGLAIEGVATFGYVVAILSSVPEVWFMIARILWGLGSALVFATAYTITADVSEADSRGTSMGIVRAGITFGFPAGLVLGGVVSDLWGNAEAFVLAAAFAGLASVVAYLIVPETHVEGEQESVKPWDVERSVPALTIGLVNFGLYFAYIGVLFSTLVLLLGERGITIFGLDAQGSSGMLMAVTVLAGAVFTLGGGVLSDSVGARVPVMLGFLVTACFGFAVLAVGSRFETLVIACVLIGAGQGGVGGPLTALLADLTPEDRMGRAMGTNNVLGDVGGGLGPLVSLPFAEAFSFEVLYGLSAIVPLAAGGVLLLGIYSHTGRLSPTVEESAT from the coding sequence GTGTCACGTCCCTCCGCCAGTTCGAACCGGACCGTCCTCGCCGTCGTCGCCAGCACCTTCTTCGTCGGCTTCGGGGGCGGCGTGATCTTCCCGATCCTCCCGAATCTGGGCGAGGTACTGGGCATCTCGGCGTTCATGGTCGGACTCATCCTGAGCGCGAACCGCTTTACGCGGCTGGTGAGCAACGCGCCGGCGGGGGCGCTCGTCGATCGGGTCGGCACCCGGAAACCGTTCATCGCGGGGCTGGCGATCGAAGGCGTCGCGACGTTCGGTTACGTGGTCGCGATTCTCTCCTCGGTTCCCGAGGTCTGGTTCATGATCGCCCGGATCCTCTGGGGGCTGGGAAGCGCGCTCGTCTTCGCGACGGCCTACACGATCACCGCCGACGTGAGCGAGGCTGACTCGCGGGGGACGAGCATGGGCATCGTCCGGGCGGGGATCACGTTCGGCTTCCCCGCCGGTCTCGTCCTCGGCGGCGTCGTCAGCGACCTCTGGGGGAACGCCGAAGCGTTCGTCCTCGCGGCCGCGTTCGCGGGCCTCGCCAGCGTCGTCGCGTACCTGATCGTCCCGGAGACCCACGTCGAGGGCGAACAGGAGTCGGTCAAGCCCTGGGACGTCGAACGCAGCGTCCCGGCGCTGACGATCGGACTGGTCAACTTCGGACTCTACTTCGCCTATATCGGGGTCCTGTTCTCGACGCTCGTCCTCCTGCTGGGCGAGCGAGGGATCACGATATTCGGCCTCGACGCCCAGGGATCGTCAGGCATGCTGATGGCGGTGACGGTGCTCGCCGGCGCGGTGTTCACCCTCGGCGGGGGTGTCCTGAGCGATTCGGTCGGCGCGCGCGTCCCCGTGATGCTCGGCTTCCTGGTGACCGCCTGTTTCGGGTTCGCGGTGCTCGCCGTCGGGTCGCGGTTCGAAACCCTCGTGATCGCCTGCGTCCTGATCGGCGCCGGCCAGGGCGGGGTCGGCGGCCCGCTGACGGCCCTGCTCGCCGACCTCACGCCCGAGGATCGGATGGGACGGGCGATGGGGACGAACAACGTCCTCGGCGACGTCGGCGGAGGCCTCGGGCCGCTGGTCTCCCTGCCGTTCGCCGAGGCGTTCTCGTTCGAGGTGCTGTACGGGTTGAGCGCGATCGTCCCGCTCGCGGCTGGAGGAGTTCTCCTGTTGGGCATCTACAGTCACACTGGACGACTGAGTCCAACGGTAGAGGAATCTGCAACCTGA
- a CDS encoding RAD55 family ATPase produces MVGRLETGIDVLDRKLDGGLPPGCIVAYTANADSQSELLLYELTAARGTLYLTTERSDDAVRHAIETSPSEVGSPTVRHVTSDSPLEEATRLISALPDGANLIIDTMDVLERTDTDEYVAFLNDLKTQMLETNSIAVLHCLKGDAEPDNRARTHHAADAVFDLRTEISGTELENHLTVPKFRGGDQPVEAIKLELVEEVAIDTSRDIA; encoded by the coding sequence ATGGTGGGTCGGCTGGAAACGGGAATCGACGTGCTGGATCGGAAGCTCGACGGGGGTCTCCCACCGGGCTGCATCGTCGCCTACACTGCCAACGCGGACAGCCAGTCGGAGCTGCTCCTCTACGAGCTGACCGCCGCCCGCGGCACACTGTATCTCACGACCGAGCGGTCGGACGACGCCGTCCGGCACGCTATCGAGACCTCGCCGTCGGAGGTCGGCAGTCCGACGGTCAGACACGTCACCAGCGACTCGCCGCTCGAGGAGGCGACGCGACTCATCAGCGCGCTCCCGGACGGCGCGAACCTCATCATCGACACGATGGACGTGCTCGAACGAACCGACACCGACGAGTACGTCGCCTTTCTCAACGATCTCAAAACCCAGATGCTCGAGACCAACAGCATCGCGGTGTTACACTGCCTGAAAGGCGACGCCGAGCCCGACAACCGGGCACGGACCCACCACGCCGCCGACGCCGTCTTCGACCTGCGGACCGAAATCTCCGGCACCGAACTCGAGAACCACCTCACGGTTCCCAAGTTCCGCGGCGGCGATCAGCCGGTCGAGGCGATCAAACTCGAACTGGTCGAGGAAGTGGCGATCGACACGAGCCGCGACATCGCGTGA
- a CDS encoding dihydrodipicolinate synthase family protein, which produces MDVHTALRGITCPLVTPFDDGAIDEAALADLLDHLETGGIDAVFPCGTTGEFPSLTPAERLDVIERTVERADVPVVAGAEATSVAETIDAVENAASVGADAAAIVAPYFTTANDPAGNRRFFEAVLDAASIPVLLYNIPQCTGQRIDPKTVAAVADHEQALGIKDSSGDLAYFLSVLERTPEDFLCLQGFDALLVPSLRMGADGGINALSQVVPAVFREVADDPGADRARELQAEAIAPLFEACTTHDFAPATKATLVERGVIPADDVRPPLVPVDDSDPIARAVDRALAVADR; this is translated from the coding sequence ATGGACGTCCACACTGCGCTGCGAGGGATCACCTGTCCACTGGTGACGCCGTTCGACGACGGCGCGATCGACGAGGCGGCGCTGGCCGACCTCCTCGACCACCTCGAGACGGGTGGGATCGACGCCGTCTTCCCCTGCGGGACGACCGGCGAGTTCCCGAGTCTCACCCCCGCGGAACGGCTCGACGTGATCGAACGAACGGTCGAACGCGCCGACGTCCCCGTCGTCGCGGGTGCCGAAGCGACCAGCGTCGCCGAGACGATCGACGCGGTCGAGAACGCCGCCTCGGTCGGTGCCGACGCCGCCGCGATCGTCGCGCCCTACTTCACGACGGCGAACGACCCGGCAGGGAACCGGCGGTTCTTCGAGGCCGTCCTCGACGCGGCCTCGATCCCCGTTCTGCTGTACAACATCCCGCAGTGTACGGGCCAGCGGATCGACCCCAAGACGGTCGCGGCCGTCGCGGACCACGAGCAGGCGCTGGGCATCAAGGACTCGAGCGGCGACCTCGCGTACTTCCTGTCCGTGCTGGAGCGCACGCCCGAGGACTTCCTGTGTCTGCAGGGGTTCGACGCGCTTCTGGTCCCGTCGCTCCGGATGGGCGCCGACGGCGGCATCAACGCGCTCTCCCAGGTCGTTCCGGCGGTCTTCCGCGAGGTCGCCGACGATCCCGGGGCCGATCGCGCCCGGGAACTGCAGGCCGAGGCCATCGCCCCGCTGTTCGAGGCGTGTACGACCCACGACTTCGCTCCGGCGACGAAGGCCACACTCGTCGAACGGGGGGTCATCCCCGCCGACGACGTCCGGCCGCCGCTGGTCCCCGTCGACGACTCCGATCCGATCGCCAGGGCGGTCGATCGGGCGCTGGCGGTCGCCGATCGGTGA
- a CDS encoding tRNA sulfurtransferase, with the protein MHPPGADTVLVRHGDVSTKSNTVKRYMEGLLVENLEAMLSARSVPGTVENRWSRPLIHATEETVEAATAAATDTFGVVSASPARTVGTGKEEILDVLVETARACYDGGTFAVDARRANKRLPYDSEDLAREGGTAIWDAVADEFEPEVDLDDPDLTFGVEVREDVAFVYLEMRSGPGGLPLGAQEQTIAMISGGIDSPVAAYEMMKRGSPIVPVYVDLGPYGGIDHEARAMETVRTLSRYAPNFDMSVYEIPGGETVGLLVREMEQGRMLSLRRFFYQAAEHLAERVDAHGIVTGEAAGQKSSQTVQNLAITSRATDLPIHRPLLTWDKADIVEKAREIGTFTDSTIDAGCNRVAPDRVETNARLEPLLESEPDDLFDRAADAARNAELVEP; encoded by the coding sequence ATGCACCCGCCGGGAGCCGACACGGTCCTCGTCCGTCACGGCGACGTCAGCACCAAGAGCAACACCGTCAAGCGGTACATGGAGGGCCTGCTCGTCGAGAACCTCGAAGCCATGCTCTCGGCTCGATCGGTCCCCGGCACGGTCGAGAATCGCTGGAGCCGACCCCTGATCCACGCTACCGAGGAGACCGTCGAGGCCGCGACGGCGGCCGCCACGGACACCTTCGGCGTCGTTTCAGCGAGTCCCGCGCGGACGGTCGGGACCGGGAAAGAAGAAATTCTCGACGTCCTCGTAGAGACCGCTCGTGCGTGCTACGACGGGGGAACGTTCGCCGTCGACGCCCGCCGGGCGAACAAACGACTCCCCTACGACAGCGAGGACCTGGCTCGTGAGGGCGGCACCGCGATCTGGGACGCCGTCGCGGACGAGTTCGAACCGGAAGTCGACCTCGACGATCCCGACCTCACGTTCGGCGTCGAGGTCCGCGAAGACGTCGCGTTCGTCTACCTCGAGATGCGATCCGGGCCCGGCGGATTACCTCTCGGCGCCCAGGAGCAGACGATTGCGATGATCAGCGGCGGGATCGACTCGCCGGTCGCCGCCTACGAGATGATGAAACGCGGCAGTCCGATCGTCCCCGTCTACGTCGATCTCGGCCCCTACGGCGGGATCGACCACGAGGCGCGGGCGATGGAAACCGTCCGGACCCTCTCGCGGTACGCGCCGAACTTCGACATGTCGGTGTACGAGATTCCGGGCGGCGAGACGGTCGGCCTGCTGGTCCGGGAGATGGAACAGGGTCGCATGCTCTCCCTGCGGCGCTTTTTCTACCAGGCCGCGGAGCACCTCGCCGAGCGCGTCGACGCCCACGGCATCGTGACCGGCGAGGCCGCGGGCCAGAAGTCGAGCCAGACCGTCCAGAATCTCGCGATCACGAGTCGTGCCACCGATCTGCCGATCCACCGCCCGCTGCTGACGTGGGACAAGGCGGACATCGTCGAGAAGGCCCGCGAGATCGGTACGTTCACCGATTCGACGATCGACGCCGGCTGTAACCGGGTGGCACCCGATCGCGTCGAGACGAACGCGCGTCTCGAACCGCTGCTCGAATCCGAACCCGACGACCTGTTCGATCGGGCGGCAGACGCCGCTCGGAACGCGGAACTGGTCGAACCGTGA
- the pyrI gene encoding aspartate carbamoyltransferase regulatory subunit, translating to MSDDHDHHDDADDHELRVSKIRNGTVIDHVRGGQALNVLAILGIDGSEGEEVSVGMNVPSDRLARKDIVKVEGRELSQDEVDVLSLIAPDATINIVRDYEVIEKHRVERPDVVTGVLSCPNPGCITTAGEPVTSRFEVLDDGVRCTYCETIVREDIASLIDT from the coding sequence ATGAGTGACGACCACGACCACCACGACGACGCCGACGACCACGAACTTCGGGTCAGCAAGATCCGCAACGGGACCGTCATCGATCACGTCCGAGGTGGCCAGGCCCTGAACGTCCTCGCGATCCTCGGCATCGACGGGAGCGAGGGCGAGGAGGTGTCGGTCGGGATGAACGTCCCCTCCGATCGACTCGCGCGCAAGGACATCGTCAAGGTCGAGGGGCGGGAGTTGAGCCAGGACGAGGTCGACGTCCTCTCGTTGATCGCGCCGGACGCGACGATCAACATCGTCCGCGACTACGAGGTGATCGAGAAACATCGCGTCGAACGGCCGGACGTCGTCACTGGCGTCCTCTCCTGTCCGAACCCGGGCTGTATCACCACCGCCGGCGAACCGGTTACCTCCCGGTTCGAGGTGCTCGACGACGGCGTCAGGTGTACCTACTGCGAGACGATCGTCCGGGAGGATATCGCGTCGCTGATCGATACCTGA
- a CDS encoding DUF5804 family protein, whose product MTRVCLIGTADVNLQYELLSRETAREALATYDLERPFENSLALRTVSVGAAVSLLNDLNWYLTRFVDEALVQEPSVSDEEWLSRPLARQLRNGDVEATETGEFCKIYGLERVGPEASDPDGGDPAESDASGVDSAGTNESTATDDETDADASTDDDRSALGTTSYRLVEPLYVRRTDGELPGYDLRDVEETLVVRLTEAEYSP is encoded by the coding sequence GTGACGCGCGTCTGTCTCATCGGGACCGCCGACGTGAACCTCCAGTACGAGCTTCTTTCCCGGGAAACCGCCCGTGAGGCACTCGCGACCTACGACCTGGAACGGCCGTTCGAGAACTCGCTCGCGCTCCGGACGGTCAGCGTCGGGGCCGCCGTCTCGTTGCTGAACGACCTCAACTGGTACCTGACCCGTTTCGTCGACGAGGCCCTTGTCCAGGAACCGAGCGTCAGCGACGAGGAGTGGCTCTCGCGCCCGCTGGCCCGACAGCTCAGGAACGGCGACGTCGAGGCGACCGAGACCGGGGAGTTCTGCAAGATCTACGGGCTCGAACGCGTCGGTCCTGAAGCCAGCGATCCGGACGGAGGCGATCCGGCAGAATCGGATGCGAGCGGTGTCGATTCAGCGGGAACCAACGAGTCGACGGCGACCGACGACGAGACCGACGCGGACGCGAGCACCGACGACGATCGATCGGCACTCGGAACGACCAGCTACCGGCTCGTCGAACCCCTGTACGTCCGACGGACGGACGGGGAGCTCCCGGGGTACG
- a CDS encoding FKBP-type peptidyl-prolyl cis-trans isomerase yields MTEDQEAELEEQADDAATDEEDATEDAAGLQEGDFVEIEYTAYTADGDQLVDTTDPEVAEEEGVDDQGQEFKPRTIVLGEGHIFEDVEDAVVGSEAGDSGTVTIDAVDAFGEYDPDDVQTVSAEKIDEDDRYPGANVTVDGQQGYISTIIGGRARVDFNHPLAGEDVEYEYTIVDAVDDREQQAAGLFEMYLGFEPDLWIETDEVEEEVPVEPDEDEEEDAEPEFETETVEKETLYLEATPQMTMNQQWMMGKQQIGQDVIDKVGVDRVIVQEVIDGMGGMGMGGMMGGMGGMGGGDIEEALEDADVDADEIVEELEGAEE; encoded by the coding sequence ATGACCGAGGATCAGGAGGCCGAGCTCGAGGAGCAGGCCGATGACGCTGCAACGGACGAAGAAGACGCCACCGAGGACGCCGCGGGGCTCCAGGAGGGCGACTTCGTCGAGATCGAGTACACCGCCTACACCGCGGACGGCGACCAGCTGGTCGACACGACCGACCCCGAGGTGGCCGAAGAAGAGGGCGTCGACGACCAGGGCCAGGAGTTCAAACCCCGAACCATCGTTCTGGGTGAGGGCCACATCTTCGAAGACGTCGAAGACGCCGTCGTCGGAAGCGAGGCCGGCGACTCCGGCACCGTGACGATCGACGCCGTGGACGCCTTCGGCGAGTACGATCCCGACGACGTCCAGACCGTCAGCGCCGAGAAGATCGACGAGGACGATCGCTACCCCGGCGCGAACGTGACCGTCGACGGCCAGCAGGGCTACATCAGCACGATCATCGGCGGCCGTGCGCGCGTCGACTTCAACCACCCGCTGGCAGGCGAGGACGTCGAGTACGAGTACACGATCGTCGACGCAGTCGACGACCGCGAACAGCAGGCCGCCGGCCTGTTCGAGATGTACCTCGGCTTCGAACCCGACCTCTGGATCGAGACGGACGAGGTCGAGGAGGAGGTTCCCGTCGAACCCGACGAGGACGAAGAGGAGGACGCCGAACCCGAGTTCGAGACCGAAACCGTCGAGAAGGAGACGCTCTACCTCGAGGCCACGCCCCAGATGACGATGAACCAGCAGTGGATGATGGGCAAACAGCAGATCGGCCAGGACGTCATCGACAAGGTCGGCGTCGATCGCGTCATCGTCCAGGAGGTCATCGACGGCATGGGCGGCATGGGTATGGGCGGCATGATGGGCGGTATGGGCGGCATGGGCGGCGGCGACATCGAGGAGGCTCTCGAGGACGCCGACGTCGACGCCGACGAGATCGTCGAGGAACTCGAAGGCGCGGAAGAGTAG
- a CDS encoding methionine adenosyltransferase: MSERNIRVEPIDRQAVEDQEVEIVERKGIGHPDSICDGVAESVARALASEYLDRVGEVLHFNTDETQLVAGEAAPAFGGGEVVDPIYLLIVGRATKHYEGQTIPTETIALRAARQYLEETIPQLEVGEDIVVDVKLGEGSGDLQEVFGEDEVSVPMANDTSFGVGHAPLTETERIVLEAERRLNGEFAEENPYLGPDVKLMGKREGDRIDVTVAAAMVDEYVADLDAYVDAVESVREFVADVATEHTDREVEVHVNTADDYEEGSIYLTVTGTSAEQGDDGSVGRGNRANGLITPNRSMSMEATSGKNPVNHIGKIYNLLSTQIAEEVVAEVDGIRDLRVRLLSQIGRPIDQPHVADVHVVTDDGVALSDVESEIEAIVDRELADVTGITRRVIDGELTTF, encoded by the coding sequence ATGAGCGAGCGGAACATCCGGGTCGAACCGATCGACCGGCAGGCAGTAGAGGACCAGGAGGTCGAAATCGTCGAGCGAAAGGGGATCGGACACCCCGACTCCATCTGTGACGGGGTCGCCGAGAGCGTCGCCAGGGCGCTCGCGAGCGAGTATCTCGACCGCGTCGGCGAAGTGCTACACTTCAACACCGACGAGACCCAACTCGTCGCGGGGGAGGCCGCGCCCGCGTTCGGCGGCGGCGAGGTCGTCGACCCGATCTACCTGCTGATCGTCGGCCGCGCCACCAAACACTACGAGGGCCAGACGATCCCGACCGAGACCATCGCGCTCCGGGCCGCTCGCCAGTATCTCGAGGAGACGATTCCGCAACTCGAGGTCGGCGAGGACATCGTCGTCGACGTCAAACTCGGCGAGGGGAGCGGCGATCTGCAGGAGGTTTTCGGCGAGGACGAGGTAAGCGTCCCGATGGCCAACGACACGAGTTTCGGTGTCGGCCACGCGCCGCTAACCGAGACCGAGCGGATCGTCCTCGAGGCAGAACGGCGACTCAACGGCGAGTTCGCCGAGGAGAACCCCTATCTCGGCCCGGACGTGAAACTCATGGGCAAACGCGAGGGCGATCGGATCGACGTCACGGTCGCCGCGGCGATGGTCGACGAGTACGTCGCCGACCTCGACGCGTACGTCGACGCCGTCGAATCCGTCCGGGAGTTCGTCGCCGACGTCGCGACCGAACACACCGATCGCGAGGTCGAGGTCCACGTCAACACGGCGGACGACTACGAGGAGGGGTCGATCTACCTCACCGTCACCGGCACCTCCGCCGAACAGGGTGACGACGGCTCCGTCGGCCGAGGTAACCGGGCGAACGGACTCATCACGCCCAACCGATCGATGTCGATGGAAGCCACCAGCGGCAAGAATCCCGTGAATCACATCGGGAAGATCTACAACCTCCTCTCGACTCAGATCGCCGAGGAAGTCGTCGCGGAGGTCGACGGCATCCGCGACCTCCGCGTCCGCCTGCTCTCCCAGATCGGCCGCCCGATCGACCAGCCACACGTCGCCGACGTCCACGTCGTCACCGACGACGGCGTCGCCCTCTCGGACGTCGAGAGCGAGATCGAGGCGATCGTCGATCGCGAACTGGCCGACGTCACGGGGATCACACGCCGCGTGATCGACGGCGAACTCACGACGTTCTGA
- a CDS encoding ArsR family transcriptional regulator produces the protein MINDMLTIIANDYRRCTLIALLDRASRTEETTRLPDDVAIGGTSPGARLVELRHCHLPMLAESDLIEWDREHNEIAAGDRFADVEPLLELFLDHREGLPDEWTVVPPLE, from the coding sequence ATGATCAACGACATGCTCACTATCATCGCGAACGACTATCGTCGCTGCACGTTGATCGCTCTCCTGGACCGGGCCTCCCGGACGGAAGAGACCACTCGCCTTCCGGACGACGTCGCTATCGGCGGGACGAGCCCCGGCGCTCGACTCGTCGAATTACGTCACTGCCACCTCCCTATGCTGGCCGAGAGCGACCTGATCGAGTGGGATCGAGAGCACAACGAAATCGCAGCGGGGGACAGATTCGCCGACGTCGAACCGTTGCTCGAACTGTTTCTCGACCATCGCGAGGGGTTGCCCGACGAGTGGACCGTCGTTCCACCGCTCGAATAA
- the cyaB gene encoding class IV adenylate cyclase: MYEVEVKVPADLERVRARLDEIGATPTGAVVQEDTYYDAPHRSFPETDEALRIREERPGDGPNETRVTYKGPLVDDESKTREEVETAIGNGGKMDAVLSNLGFEPAATVRKERERFALEEYTITLDAVDEVGEYVEVETEVEHEDELESAREGAYEILERLDLDPDDQLRTSYLGLLLEG, encoded by the coding sequence ATGTACGAGGTGGAAGTGAAGGTGCCGGCCGATCTCGAGCGCGTGCGGGCCAGACTCGACGAGATCGGGGCGACGCCGACGGGGGCCGTCGTGCAGGAAGACACCTACTACGACGCGCCCCATCGATCGTTCCCGGAGACCGACGAGGCGCTGCGGATCCGCGAGGAGCGGCCCGGCGACGGCCCGAACGAGACCCGCGTCACCTACAAGGGACCCCTCGTCGACGACGAGTCCAAGACTCGCGAGGAGGTCGAGACGGCGATCGGGAACGGCGGGAAAATGGACGCGGTGCTCTCGAACCTCGGCTTCGAGCCGGCCGCGACCGTCCGGAAGGAGCGCGAGCGATTCGCGCTCGAGGAGTACACGATCACGCTGGACGCGGTGGACGAGGTGGGAGAGTACGTCGAAGTCGAGACGGAGGTCGAACACGAAGACGAACTCGAGTCGGCCCGCGAGGGGGCCTACGAAATCCTCGAACGGCTGGATCTCGATCCCGACGACCAGCTTCGAACCTCGTACCTGGGACTCCTGCTCGAGGGCTGA
- a CDS encoding enoyl-CoA hydratase/isomerase family protein yields MNVDSDDGVLRITFDRPGVLNALTTETAATLADTIEDASPEEYHAIVVTGEGDAFSAGGDIEAMAEEPAPPMESYDEVTETFGRVVEAMLECPVPIVAKVNGDAVGAGLAIVALSDIAYAAADATFSCAFVRVGLIPDTGGTFMLPHIVGLRAAKKLAFTGEFFDADRAADLDLINESVPADELDERVADTVDRLGRRPTDVIGLMKQAMHENMARHWDEALDYENLLQVQARSSDSHEEGVSAFLEGRDPEFNE; encoded by the coding sequence ATGAACGTCGACAGCGACGACGGAGTGCTTCGGATTACGTTCGATCGCCCGGGCGTCCTCAACGCGCTCACGACCGAGACGGCGGCGACGCTCGCCGACACGATCGAGGACGCCTCGCCCGAGGAGTACCACGCGATCGTCGTGACCGGCGAGGGCGACGCGTTCAGCGCCGGCGGCGACATCGAGGCGATGGCGGAGGAACCCGCCCCGCCCATGGAGTCGTACGACGAGGTCACCGAGACCTTCGGCCGCGTGGTCGAGGCCATGCTCGAGTGCCCGGTCCCGATCGTCGCGAAGGTAAACGGCGACGCCGTCGGCGCCGGACTGGCGATCGTCGCCCTCTCGGATATCGCCTACGCCGCCGCGGACGCCACCTTCTCCTGTGCGTTCGTTCGCGTCGGCCTCATCCCGGACACCGGCGGGACCTTCATGCTCCCCCACATCGTCGGCCTCCGGGCCGCGAAGAAACTCGCGTTCACCGGCGAATTCTTCGACGCCGATCGGGCGGCCGACCTCGACCTGATCAACGAGTCAGTCCCGGCCGACGAACTCGACGAGCGGGTCGCCGACACCGTCGATCGACTCGGCCGTCGTCCCACGGACGTCATCGGGCTGATGAAACAGGCGATGCACGAGAACATGGCTCGTCACTGGGACGAAGCGCTCGATTACGAGAACCTCTTGCAGGTCCAGGCGCGCAGTTCCGACTCCCACGAGGAGGGCGTCAGCGCCTTCCTCGAAGGCCGAGATCCGGAGTTCAACGAGTGA
- the pyrB gene encoding aspartate carbamoyltransferase, with amino-acid sequence MRHDHLITSKQLSRADIERVLDYAAEIDADPSAVADRHADKLLGLLFFEPSTRTKMSFETAMKRLGGDVVDMGSVESSSVKKGETLADTVRVIEGYTDALVLRHPKQGAPAMASEFVDVPLLNAGDGAGHHPTQTMLDLYTIRENAGLDDLTIGIMGDLKYGRTVHSLAYALSNFDARQHFISPESLQLPREVVYDLHQQEGAQVREHEAIDEVLPSLDVLYVTRIQRERFPDENEYQQVAGEYQIDVDTLEAASDDLTVMHPLPRVDEIAPEVDETDHAAYFEQAHNGVPVRMALLDLLLREGGDGDE; translated from the coding sequence ATGCGCCACGATCACCTCATCACGAGCAAACAACTCTCGCGGGCGGACATCGAGCGGGTCCTCGACTACGCGGCCGAGATCGACGCCGATCCGTCGGCCGTCGCCGACCGCCACGCGGACAAACTGCTCGGGTTGCTCTTTTTCGAGCCCAGCACGCGGACGAAGATGAGCTTCGAGACCGCGATGAAACGCCTCGGCGGCGACGTGGTCGACATGGGTTCGGTGGAGTCCTCGAGCGTCAAGAAGGGGGAAACGCTCGCCGACACGGTGCGGGTCATCGAGGGGTACACCGACGCGCTCGTCCTGCGCCACCCCAAGCAGGGTGCGCCGGCGATGGCCAGCGAGTTCGTCGACGTCCCCTTGCTCAACGCCGGCGACGGGGCCGGTCACCACCCGACCCAGACGATGCTGGATCTGTACACGATCCGGGAGAACGCGGGACTGGACGACCTGACGATCGGCATCATGGGCGACCTGAAGTACGGACGAACCGTCCACTCGCTCGCGTACGCGCTGTCGAACTTCGACGCGCGCCAGCACTTCATCAGCCCGGAGAGCCTGCAACTTCCCCGGGAAGTCGTCTACGACCTCCATCAGCAGGAGGGCGCCCAGGTCCGCGAACACGAGGCGATCGACGAGGTGCTCCCGTCGCTGGACGTGCTCTACGTCACCCGGATCCAGCGCGAGCGGTTCCCCGACGAGAACGAGTACCAGCAGGTGGCCGGCGAGTATCAGATCGACGTGGACACGCTCGAGGCCGCGAGCGACGACCTGACGGTGATGCACCCGCTTCCTCGCGTCGACGAGATCGCTCCGGAAGTCGACGAGACCGACCACGCGGCCTACTTCGAGCAGGCGCACAACGGCGTCCCGGTCCGGATGGCGCTGCTCGATCTCCTGTTGCGCGAGGGGGGTGATGGCGATGAGTGA